The nucleotide window GGGGCAGGGCGCGGCGGGTTGCGCGCCATCCGCGGCCACGTCATCGCCGTCCTTCGGCACAAGCTGCGCGGTCAGGGGCGAGGCAAGCACCCCCAGAAGCAGCAGGAGCGACAGGCGGCGGATCAAGCGGTTTCCTCCAACTTGTCCTTGTTTTTCAAGCCGGTACCCAGATATGCCTCGATCACCGCGTCATTGGCCTTGATCTCGGCCAACGTGCCCTCGGCAAGGACGCGGCCTTCGGCCATGCAGATGACGGGGCCACAGAGGCGACCGATGAAATCCATGTCGTGTTCAATGACGCAGAAGGTGTAGCCCCGCTCCTCGTTGAGGCGGATGATCGCGTCGCCGATCGTGTTGAGAAGCGTCCGGTTCACGCCCGCGCCGACCTCATCAAGGAAGACCATCTTGGCGTCGACCATCATGGTTCGGCCAAGCTCCAAGAGCTTCTTCTGACCGCCCGAAACCGCGCCTGCGGGGTGGTCGGCGAGATGCGAAATGGTAAGGAGTTCAAGGACTTCATCGGCCTTTGCGCGCAAGGCCCGCTCCTCCTCCGCGATGCGTTTGCGCCCGAACCACGTGTTCCACAGGCTTTCCCCGGTCTGGCCATCGGGGACCATCATCAGGTTCTCGCGGCAGGTCATGGAGGAGAATTCGTGGGCGATCTGGAAGGTCCGCAAAAGGCCCTTGGCGAACAATTGGTGTGGCTTGAGGCCGGTTATATCCTCGCCATCCATCGTGACACGACCGGAGGTTGGTTCAAGAACGCCCGCGATCACATTGAAAAGCGTGGTTTTTCCCGCGCCGTTCGGGCCGATGAGACCGGTGATCGAGCCGGTTTCTATCTTGAGCGACGCGCCGTCGACGGCGTGGAAACCGCCGAAATGCTTGTGGAGGTCGTGGACTTCAATCATGTGCGCCCCTTGGTGCGACGATCCTCGGGCTGCCCCCGGAAGGAAAAAGAGCAGCCCGGCGCGATGACCGGGCTGCCCTATATCAATGGTAGATCAATTAACGGTAACCTGCGACCGTCAGCTCACCACCGGAGATCTCGATCTCGCGGTAATTGCCGGCGCTCTCACCGCCACCGATCAGTTCCACGGCGGAGGCACCGACGTAGTCGATGTCTTCGCCATTGGCGATCATCTCCAGCGCCATGCCAAGCTGACCCGGAAGGATCTCCGTGCCCGGCGCGTTGGCGACGTTCATGACCTCGCCCATGTAATCGGCGGGGTTGCGCGATCCGGCGGCGGCCATGGCGAGCATGATCAGCGCGGCGGCGTCATAGCTTTCCGCCGAGAAGGGGGACGTGCCATCGAAGCCGGCCTCGTCTGCCATGCCCTGATAGATGCCTGCACCTTCACTGTCGGTACCGGGGTTCTGGCCGAAGGAGCCGTCGATGTCGGAGCCGAAATTGTCGACCAGCGCCTGGGAGACCATGCCGTCGGGGAAGACGAAGGTGTCAAACGCGCCGGTGTCCAAAGCGGCCTGGATCACGCCGGAGCCGCCCTGGTCCACGTAGCCCGCCACGACCAGTGCGTCGCCACCGGCAGATGCCAGCGCGCCGACTTCAGCGGAGTAATCCGCGCGACCGTCTTCGTGGGCCGCGGAAAGGGTGACGGTGCCGCCCGCTTCCTCGAACGCGGCGGAGAACGCATCGGCCAGACCTTGACCGTAATCGTTGTTGGTATAGGTCAGTGCGACGGTGTCGATGCCGCGTTCCATGATGATCTCGGCCATCACGACGCCCTGGCGCGCATCCGACGGCGCGGTGCGGAAGAACAGACCGTTATCCTCAGCCGTGGAGAGGCCGGGGGAGGTGGCCGACGGCGAGATCATCACCATGCCGTTCGGAACGGCCACGTTGGCGAGGATCGAGCCGGTGACACCGGAGCAATCGGCGCCGACGATGCCATGCACGCCATCGGAGGTTATGAGACGCTCGGCGGCGGCCTGGGCGGCGGAAGAGTCAACGCAGGTGGAATCCGCGCGCACGGAGGTTACGGACGCCCCGTCGAACAGCATGCCGCTTTCGGTGACTTCGGCCATCGCCAGTTCCGCGCCGTCGCCCATGGCGGGCGTGATCGATTCAATCGGGCCGGTGAAGCCGAGGATGACCCCGAGCGTCACGTCGCCCTGGTGGCCATCGGCGGCGGCCACACCGGTCAGCGCCATGGTCGCGGCGGATGCCAGCAAAAACTTCTTCATATTATTTCTCCCTGTGTGAGGACACGTTGGTCCTTGGTGTGGCGGAGATTACCCGCCTGATTTGCAAAGGGGAAGGGGCCGCTTACGCCACGTCAGATCAGGCTTGGCAGCCACAGGACGATGCCCGGAAAGGCGATCAGGACGGCGACCGTGGCGACATCGGCGGCGAAGAATGGCGTGGCCCCTTTGAAGACGTCCTGCACGCCGATGGGCAGGTTGCTGTCCTTGGCGACACCGGCCACCACGAAGCAGTTCAGGCCGATGGGGGGCGTGATCAGGCACAGCTCCGCCATCTTCACCACGATGATGCCGAACCAGATCGCGCATTCCTCCGCTGTCATGCCGAAGGCGGAGGCCTCGCGCGTGACATCGGGGCCGCCGTTGAGCGCGATGATCGCGGGAAACGTCACGGGCAGGGTCAGGATCAGCATCCCGATCGCATCCATGAACATGCCAAGCACGACATAGACCAGAAGGATGCAAAGAAGGATCACGTAGGGCGAGAATTCCAGCCCCGCGATCAGGTCGGCCACCGTGTTGGGCAGATCCGCGTAACCCAGGAAGCGCACGAAGATCAGCACGCCCCAGATCATCGCGAAGATCATCGCGGTCAGCTTCGCCGCTTCCATCAGTGCGGTCTTGGCCTGATCCCATTTCATGCCTTTGAGGACCGCGATCACGAGAACCACGAAGGCGCCAAGGGCACCGGCCTCCGTCGGCGTGGCCCAGGCGCCGTCTTCGCCGCGATAATAGATCGAGAAGATGATGATGAAGATCACGAAGATGATCGGCAGCGTGCCGGGCAGGGCGGACAGGCGTTGGCCCCATGTGAAGCCACGCACCGGGGGGCCGAGTGCGGGGTTGCGCCATGCCATGCCGGTGACAAGACCCGCGTAGATCAGTGCGGAGACGAAGCCCGGAATAAAGCCCGCCAGCAGAAGTTTGCCCACGCTTTGTTCCACGATGATCGCGTAGATGACCAGGATCGCCGAGGGCGGGATCAGGGAGGCGAGGGTGCCGCCCGCGGCCACGACACCGGCGGCGAAGGCCTTGTCGTAGCCTTCTTTCAGCATTTCGGGGATCGCGATGCGCGCAAAGACGGCGGAGGTGGCGACGGATGCGCCCGAGACGGCGGCAAAGCCCGCGGTTGCGAACACGGTGGAGACGGCCAGGCCCCCCGGCAGCCAGCCCACCCAACGCTTCGCCGCCTCGAACAGTGATTTGGTCAGGCCCGCGTAATAGGCGAGGTAGCCGATCAGGATGAAGGTGGGGATCAGCGACAGCTCGTAGCCCGAGGATTTGGAATGCGGCACCTGGCCCGCGGTCAGAAGCGCGGTGCTGAGGCCCCGGTCGAAGCCCTGCCGCGCCATGAAGAACGCGCAAAGGCCCAGGATGCCCACGAAGGCGGCGGCAAAGGCCACGCGCACGCCGATCAGGACCAGCACCAAGAGCAGGCCGCACAGCCAGAGAGACACGGTGAAGATATCCACTCCGTCCATGAGCGCGCGCATGTCGATCAGGCTATCCATTGCGAGCCGCTCCGCCCGTTGCGATGTCGGATTGCGTCTGCTTGGGCCAAGGACGTGCCGATCCGATGGCCATGCGCGCGGCCCGATCGGCGGGCCGAGGCCCGGTTTCCGTGTTCGTGGGATACGCGAAATACGTCATTGGCCCCCCTCGCGTCCGCTGACGGTTTCCGCTTCGCGCGCGGCGATGGCCATGGGATCTTCGGGCAAAGGCACGCCTGCGGGGCGCTCCTGCCCGGTGACGAGGGCGCGGGAATAGATGATGAGCTGGATGATGAGCCGCAGGGTCAGGATGCCGAAGGAGACCGGCACGATCAGTTTCGCGGGCCAGAGCGGCAGGGCAATGTCGATGGAGCTGTCGCGCGACCAGAGCGGGCGGGACAGATCGAAGGAGCGGTCGAAATGCTGCCACGCGCCGTAGATCAGCCCGATGGTGAGGATCAGCATGAAGAGGGTCGACAGCCATTCGGCCAGCCACAGCACCCGGCCCTTCATGCGCATCACGAGGATGTCCATGCGGATATGTCCGCCTTCGCGCTGGCAATAGCTGAGCCCGAAGAAGGCGAAGACGACCATGAATTGCTGAATCCAGTCCACGTAGCCATAGACCGGCGCGTTGAAAAGCTTGCGGCCCACCACATGCACGACCGCCAGGACAACGAGCGCCAGGATCGTGGCGCCGCCGAGCAGGTTCAACCGCGCTTCCAGCCAAAGCAGCGCACGGTCAAGGCGCGACGCTGTGCCGTCGTCGGTCAGGACGTTGGAGGTTTGGGCCATGGTGAAGTGGGGCGCCCCGAAGCGGGCGGCGCCCCGATTGCCTTATTCGCTGCGCGCGGCTTCGAGGGTCGAGACGACCAGATCATAAAGCTCCTGCGCGGGCAGGCCTTGCGCGGACATGTCGGCGATCCATGCGTCGTGGATGCCCTGGGCATTGTCCTGCATCGCGGCGATGGTTTCCTCCGGCACGGACACACGTTCCACGCCACGCTCCTCCAGCACGCCATCCCAACGCTCGATCAGTTCGGCGTAATTGGCCAGGTAATGCTCGATGGCGGCATCGACCGCTCCGTCGAGGGCGGCGCGATGGTCGTCGGGCAGCGCCTCGTAGGCGTCGATATTGACCACGACGGGGCAGTTCACCGTGCCGGGATTGAGGTTGGCGGTCCACCAATCGGCGATGTCGATGGTCCCGAAGCTCAGATGCGCGTGCTGCGCGAAGGCCACGGCGTCGACCGTCCCGCCTTCCATGGCCTGATAGGCCTCGGTCGCGGTGACGGACGTGGGCACGGCACCGACGGAGGCGAAGATCTCACCCAGGCCGCCCGTGGCGCGCACGCGCATGCCGTCGAATTCCGCCACCGTGTCGCGGGGATCGCCGGTGCCGACGAGGTTGTATTGCGGCATGGGCGAGGTCATCAGCATCATCGCGTTCCACTGCGCCATCTCGTCCGCCACGGCTGGGTGGTCGTAGACCGCGTGGGACACGGCGACCTCTTCCTCAAGGTTGCTCACGCCGAGGAACGGCAGTTCCAGCACGGTGATCGCGCGGTTCTTGTCGCGGTGATAACCCGCGCAGAACTGCGCCATCTCGAACGCACCGATGGAGATCCCATCGAGGTTCTCGCGGTTATTCGACAACCCGCCATAGGAGATGTTGAGGGTGAATTCGCCATCGGTCGCCTCGGCCACCGCATCGGCGAGGTGGTGAATGTGTTCGGTGAACGCGCGGCGCTGCCCCCAGACGGAGACGTTCCATTCGGTCGCGGCCGCCTCGGCCACGAAGGCGAACGACAGCACACCGGCGATGGCGGTGGTGGTCAGATGTTTCATGGTGTCCTCCCAGACAATGGGGGGCCGTCGTGTCGGTTGCGGCCCCTTCTGGGGCGAACACTAGCCGTCCGCGTTGCGCGCTGCCAAGGGGGCAGGCGCAATTACATCTGTGGGTTGTGGATGGGTCCGGAGCGTGACGGCTTGCGAAGGCGGAGGGTTTCGGTGGAAATGGGCGCAACGGATCGGACCCGGGGGAGGATCGCAGATGGCCGCACCACACAACACCTTGAAGGCCGCATTGGCGGAGGGCCGGGTGCAGCGCGGCCTGTGGCTGAACCTGCCCGGACCCGTCCCGGCGGAGATCGCGGGGGCGGCGGGGTTCGACTGGTGCCTGATCGACGGGGAGCATGGGCCCTGGGACCCGACCGGCATCCGAGACCAGCTGATCGCGT belongs to Hasllibacter sp. MH4015 and includes:
- a CDS encoding TRAP transporter small permease subunit, giving the protein MAQTSNVLTDDGTASRLDRALLWLEARLNLLGGATILALVVLAVVHVVGRKLFNAPVYGYVDWIQQFMVVFAFFGLSYCQREGGHIRMDILVMRMKGRVLWLAEWLSTLFMLILTIGLIYGAWQHFDRSFDLSRPLWSRDSSIDIALPLWPAKLIVPVSFGILTLRLIIQLIIYSRALVTGQERPAGVPLPEDPMAIAAREAETVSGREGGQ
- the dctP gene encoding TRAP transporter substrate-binding protein DctP, which produces MKHLTTTAIAGVLSFAFVAEAAATEWNVSVWGQRRAFTEHIHHLADAVAEATDGEFTLNISYGGLSNNRENLDGISIGAFEMAQFCAGYHRDKNRAITVLELPFLGVSNLEEEVAVSHAVYDHPAVADEMAQWNAMMLMTSPMPQYNLVGTGDPRDTVAEFDGMRVRATGGLGEIFASVGAVPTSVTATEAYQAMEGGTVDAVAFAQHAHLSFGTIDIADWWTANLNPGTVNCPVVVNIDAYEALPDDHRAALDGAVDAAIEHYLANYAELIERWDGVLEERGVERVSVPEETIAAMQDNAQGIHDAWIADMSAQGLPAQELYDLVVSTLEAARSE
- a CDS encoding TRAP transporter large permease, encoding MDIFTVSLWLCGLLLVLVLIGVRVAFAAAFVGILGLCAFFMARQGFDRGLSTALLTAGQVPHSKSSGYELSLIPTFILIGYLAYYAGLTKSLFEAAKRWVGWLPGGLAVSTVFATAGFAAVSGASVATSAVFARIAIPEMLKEGYDKAFAAGVVAAGGTLASLIPPSAILVIYAIIVEQSVGKLLLAGFIPGFVSALIYAGLVTGMAWRNPALGPPVRGFTWGQRLSALPGTLPIIFVIFIIIFSIYYRGEDGAWATPTEAGALGAFVVLVIAVLKGMKWDQAKTALMEAAKLTAMIFAMIWGVLIFVRFLGYADLPNTVADLIAGLEFSPYVILLCILLVYVVLGMFMDAIGMLILTLPVTFPAIIALNGGPDVTREASAFGMTAEECAIWFGIIVVKMAELCLITPPIGLNCFVVAGVAKDSNLPIGVQDVFKGATPFFAADVATVAVLIAFPGIVLWLPSLI
- a CDS encoding ABC transporter substrate-binding protein, with product MKKFLLASAATMALTGVAAADGHQGDVTLGVILGFTGPIESITPAMGDGAELAMAEVTESGMLFDGASVTSVRADSTCVDSSAAQAAAERLITSDGVHGIVGADCSGVTGSILANVAVPNGMVMISPSATSPGLSTAEDNGLFFRTAPSDARQGVVMAEIIMERGIDTVALTYTNNDYGQGLADAFSAAFEEAGGTVTLSAAHEDGRADYSAEVGALASAGGDALVVAGYVDQGGSGVIQAALDTGAFDTFVFPDGMVSQALVDNFGSDIDGSFGQNPGTDSEGAGIYQGMADEAGFDGTSPFSAESYDAAALIMLAMAAAGSRNPADYMGEVMNVANAPGTEILPGQLGMALEMIANGEDIDYVGASAVELIGGGESAGNYREIEISGGELTVAGYR
- a CDS encoding ABC transporter ATP-binding protein, with product MIEVHDLHKHFGGFHAVDGASLKIETGSITGLIGPNGAGKTTLFNVIAGVLEPTSGRVTMDGEDITGLKPHQLFAKGLLRTFQIAHEFSSMTCRENLMMVPDGQTGESLWNTWFGRKRIAEEERALRAKADEVLELLTISHLADHPAGAVSGGQKKLLELGRTMMVDAKMVFLDEVGAGVNRTLLNTIGDAIIRLNEERGYTFCVIEHDMDFIGRLCGPVICMAEGRVLAEGTLAEIKANDAVIEAYLGTGLKNKDKLEETA